The Quercus lobata isolate SW786 chromosome 4, ValleyOak3.0 Primary Assembly, whole genome shotgun sequence genome segment GCAGAAAGCAATGACTCTCccaaaatttccaaaaccatttttttctGCTTTGCAAAGAAAGGTTTCAAAAGGAAGAGATATAGGGTTGAGAAGCAGTCAGTTTTTCCATGGCTAATTATTTCGTTGACTATAGGCACAGAGTGTGGTAGCCGATAGCCCAGATAGTGgctgaaaattaaataatactataaatttaaaaaatattatttaaaagataatgTTAActcttttcaaaagaaaaagaaaaaaaactttgtttatTAATAACTACCAACATTCtcggaagaaaaaaattaataattaccGACAGTAGTTAacattatctctctcttttttttttttttcttttttttaatataaaatttatactctaatctaatctaagtgtatacgTGTGTGAAATTCATTCTGAAGACTTAAACTCTAACCCTTACcctcacaagcatttatacttgtggagtgaccactgcACCAAGAGTGCGCGATGGTTAATAAACAAAGTTTTGATAGATAAAAGGACCTGTGATTCAATCTTCAGTTTAATTCTCGTCTAtatcaaaaactgattagtattttaatttgatgataaagagttatctcCAAGAATAAACACTATAAATTGAgactctctaaaaataaataaaaaaataagcattgaaacttgaaattctGTCTCCAATAGTAATATAGGCGGCTTGGCTTATTTTCATTGGCTAGTAATGAGTTGCATTAGAACCACCTAAAATAGCACAATTTTGTGCCATTTTCGATGTTCCTAACATTTTCCGCAAGTAATTGTTGTTGGTTAGCCACCACTGCACCGTGGGGTTCAGTCCCCACACACTTTATCAAAGTTCTTAAATGAGCTTTGACTCTTCAATCACCATAGTCCGAAAATTATATGTTGTACCCGGCATATATGATGGGTCTCTCACACATAGGCGGGCCCTATAGTGTGTGAGACCTACCATATATGCTGGGTACACCATATACTAGCTCCACCAAagtcaaccttttttttttaaatttttttttagataagatGAGGCATTTGGTGTGTGGTCCAATTAAAAAGGGGCAGGGTTTAATTAGTGGTgtattttttgggttcaattagcagagtgttttgggttttaaacGTTAGGACTTAAGTATTAataggtttattattatttttttaaggtaaagggtaatgataatttttgtttaattagcctagttttttgggttaaattgtTTGGTATAATGGGTTTTAAGTTTATCCATTAATGTCCATCTAtcttaaattcataatttaccCACTAACACtctaaaaatttagagagaCTGCTGGAGATGTTCTTAgatattcttaaattttatgtttttgttccACCAAATTTGCTACAGAATATATACAtgcatacatataaatatatgtatatattttattatataaaattcaaCTAAAGGtccctttattattatttttttttttttgaggaagttattattatttttttaagtcaacTATTATATACCTTAActtgattcttttattttatttttttaataaattaatacttGGAATTTGAAGGACTTGGGTCTAGATGTCTTCTTTAGAAATATCAAAAGGTATCAAACAATTAAGTTACGAGGTTTTTGGTCTTAGCTAGCTTATTAAATCAATGTATATTCACCATTGGTGAGTGTGGTGCGTAGGAAGCCTTCAGAGAGATCCATTTCTATGAACCAAGTGCTAAGAGGTGGTGAGTTGAAGTACTAGTATTCGCTCATAATTCCTAATATGTAGAAATTGTGGTAATGTGGAATGATGATTTCACATgcaatgcctttttttttttttttctctaaaaaaaataaaaattcaatgtatattcaatttttttttttttctggttaaAATATTCTAGTTTATATTCAATCCCCTTTCCCAAccatccaaattttttttttttattttaaatctaatcaaacttagatttttttgacccaccTAACTACAACTACAGGGGTGGTGCTTCAGCAAGTCGTTGTGCCCCGGAACTCATCTTTGTTACTGTTCCACGATCCAGTCCACCATTTGCTTTTCATTCACCGTTTCTGCCGTTACTCTTtcgtgacaaaaaaaaaaaaaaaaagtagcatgGCTGGTTCGCCGGTGAAAGCCGCAATTCAGGAATCAGGAGCTATTATACAGTTTGCTTTCACTCAACTTCTTTCGAACAAATAAATTCAGAATTGGATTGCTAGAAGATTTAAGGATCGTGCTGCAGTATCTTACTGTGATGGTCGATGAAGCTGAGGAGAAGCAGAACAAAAACCCAGTTGTTAAATTGTGGCTGGACGAGCTTCAAGATGTTGTCTACCATACAGAGGATCTCGTGGATGAGATGTGCACTGAAAGTTTAAGACACAAGTTGGATGCTGAATCTCAGACCAAGTCATCAAGTCTGGAATGGAATATAAAGGTGATAAAAAAGATGGAGGAGTTGCTTGACAGGTTAGAATTCTTTATGGGGCAAGGAGATGCACTTGGTTTGAAGGGATTAGGAATAATATCTGATCCACAAAAGCGTTTTAGCATGCCcataacttcattttttttggtagatGATCATGAAGTGTTTTGTAGAGATGCTGATAAAGATGCTATTATTAGTCTTTTGCTGTCTGATGATGTAAAGAGTGAACAGTTGTCTGTGATCCCGATCGTGGGCGAGGTTGGGGTTGGTAAGTTCACTCTTGCTCGGCTGGTTTACAATGATTGCAGA includes the following:
- the LOC115984613 gene encoding putative disease resistance RPP13-like protein 1; the protein is MVDEAEEKQNKNPVVKLWLDELQDVVYHTEDLVDEMCTESLRHKLDAESQTKSSSLEWNIKVIKKMEELLDRLEFFMGQGDALGLKGLGIISDPQKRFSMPITSFFLVDDHEVFCRDADKDAIISLLLSDDVKSEQLSVIPIVGEVGVGKFTLARLVYNDCRVSQHFEIKAWYPVNHKMTKAISESFSLQSLQESLKGKRFLLVLDDVGSFNYADWESLQSTLKGVANGSCVIVTTRDSEVASKISTVCT